In Methanolobus chelungpuianus, a genomic segment contains:
- a CDS encoding phenylacetate--CoA ligase family protein, producing the protein MPIDSILSRHLIFPAGDYIKRTKSLQYLKYLNRTQWLKPEELRQIQEQKLRHLIEYAYNNVPYYHKLFRSNGLTPDQIRTVDDLSKIPPLTKDLIRANGPDLLSSSVSRMYRNTSGGTTGDPLVSYKDLNTMGCSLSSTYRGWSWGGYNPGDRYATLWRSPDTINKYSSGINRVQNALRRNLLLNCFDIGRENMYAHAVTLNKYKPKIIRSSPSAGFAMAEFLGAESVERPSPMAFFTAAEKLYSFQRKRIESIFSCDVFDSYGSNEIRAMAYECEEHCGYHISVENVVIEFLSNGEKTSPGELGEIIITDLTNFAMPFLRYRIGDVGIPSDETCSCGRGLPLLHSIEGRSNSIVQTKDKGLLKSSFFADLLIDSHLVENFQIIQNSPSSADVRIQGSDASEREKILLLLRENLGEFDINLSHVSHIEPARSGKLQLVISNIPLEL; encoded by the coding sequence ATGCCAATTGATTCTATATTATCACGACATTTGATTTTTCCTGCAGGGGATTACATCAAGCGGACAAAAAGCTTGCAATACCTGAAGTACCTGAACAGGACCCAGTGGTTGAAGCCTGAAGAACTCAGGCAAATACAGGAACAAAAACTGCGTCACCTTATAGAGTATGCCTATAATAATGTACCATACTACCATAAGTTATTCAGGAGCAATGGTTTAACGCCCGATCAGATAAGAACGGTAGATGATTTGTCAAAGATACCTCCACTGACCAAAGATCTGATCAGAGCTAATGGCCCCGATCTTTTATCAAGTTCCGTGTCCAGAATGTATCGGAACACAAGCGGCGGGACTACAGGAGATCCACTGGTATCATACAAAGATCTGAACACCATGGGCTGCAGTTTATCTTCAACGTATAGGGGCTGGAGCTGGGGGGGATATAACCCCGGTGACAGATATGCAACTTTATGGAGATCACCCGATACTATCAATAAGTACAGTTCAGGGATAAACAGAGTGCAAAATGCATTGCGCCGGAACTTACTGCTGAACTGTTTCGACATTGGCCGGGAAAATATGTATGCACATGCTGTTACCTTGAACAAGTACAAACCCAAAATAATAAGGTCATCTCCTTCAGCAGGTTTTGCAATGGCAGAATTCCTTGGAGCAGAAAGTGTGGAAAGGCCAAGTCCCATGGCATTCTTTACAGCTGCTGAAAAACTGTATTCCTTCCAGAGGAAAAGAATAGAATCGATCTTCTCTTGTGATGTCTTCGATAGCTACGGAAGTAATGAAATAAGAGCAATGGCCTATGAATGTGAAGAACACTGCGGTTATCATATATCGGTAGAGAATGTCGTGATCGAGTTCTTGAGCAATGGCGAAAAGACCTCCCCCGGAGAGCTCGGCGAGATTATAATTACAGACCTTACTAACTTCGCAATGCCTTTTTTGCGATACAGGATAGGCGATGTTGGCATCCCTTCTGATGAAACGTGTTCCTGTGGAAGAGGTTTACCACTCCTACACTCGATCGAGGGAAGATCGAACAGTATTGTCCAGACAAAGGATAAGGGACTATTGAAAAGTTCATTCTTTGCAGACCTTCTGATAGATTCACACTTAGTTGAGAACTTCCAGATAATACAAAACAGCCCCAGCAGTGCTGACGTTCGTATACAGGGCTCCGATGCCTCAGAAAGAGAAAAGATACTCTTACTCCTGAGAGAGAACCTTGGGGAGTTCGATATCAACCTGAGCCATGTGAGCCATATCGAACCTGCAAGGTCCGGTAAGTTGCAACTGGTTATATCCAATATACCTCTAGAACTATGA
- a CDS encoding ATP-grasp domain-containing protein, with the protein MKKVMILGAGINQVPIIKLAKERGFETVVVSIPGDYPGLKYADKICEIDITDKEKVLEAAAKEQVDGIVTDQLDFPVPTIAYVTEKLSLPGIGYDCALKFTNKYLMRNECTKLGIKNPEYYRVSTLDEAREKCLDIGLPVIIKPTDSAGSRGIYVIRNINELEDKFKHSIAFSKEDCLIVEKYIEGPEYVIAGFASNYKHTNLMLGKRGFFDISGLFIPNKTLFASVAENDTEKQMLKINNHLIEGFGLKFGVTHCEYIVEERTGEIYLVECAARGAAHAISSDLIPLVTGIDANSLLLDVAVGNAEEIYIQTAESTTVAGYLMFALPEGTIRDIRGIDDIRSLPNVHKVFLDNLHVGMEVGVMTDKGHRMGPILIKGKNKQQYENTIDEIKALLDIDVKTSEGIKGIIW; encoded by the coding sequence ATGAAAAAAGTTATGATTCTTGGAGCCGGCATTAATCAGGTTCCGATAATTAAATTAGCCAAGGAACGTGGTTTTGAAACGGTCGTCGTTAGCATCCCGGGTGATTATCCCGGTTTAAAATATGCAGATAAGATATGCGAAATTGACATAACCGACAAAGAAAAAGTATTGGAAGCTGCTGCAAAAGAGCAGGTTGACGGGATAGTTACGGATCAGCTTGATTTCCCGGTTCCAACCATTGCTTATGTCACTGAGAAACTGAGCCTGCCAGGTATCGGATATGACTGTGCTCTGAAATTCACTAATAAGTATTTAATGCGCAACGAGTGCACTAAATTAGGAATAAAGAACCCGGAATACTATAGGGTTTCAACTTTGGACGAGGCCAGGGAAAAGTGCCTGGATATTGGTCTTCCGGTGATCATAAAGCCCACGGATAGTGCGGGCAGCAGAGGCATATATGTCATACGGAACATCAATGAGCTGGAGGATAAATTCAAGCATTCAATTGCTTTCTCTAAAGAGGACTGCTTGATAGTAGAAAAGTACATTGAGGGGCCAGAGTATGTAATTGCAGGCTTTGCTTCAAATTATAAACATACGAATTTAATGCTGGGAAAAAGAGGATTCTTTGACATCTCTGGTCTATTCATCCCCAATAAAACCCTTTTTGCCTCTGTTGCAGAAAATGACACCGAAAAACAAATGTTAAAAATAAATAACCATCTGATAGAAGGGTTTGGTTTAAAGTTTGGTGTTACCCATTGCGAATACATAGTTGAAGAAAGAACCGGGGAGATATACCTTGTGGAGTGCGCTGCGAGAGGCGCAGCACACGCTATATCGTCCGACCTGATACCATTGGTCACGGGTATTGATGCAAACAGTCTCTTACTTGATGTTGCTGTGGGGAATGCAGAGGAAATATACATTCAAACCGCAGAGAGCACTACTGTAGCAGGATATCTGATGTTTGCATTGCCAGAGGGCACTATCAGGGACATCAGAGGTATAGATGATATCAGGTCATTACCAAACGTGCATAAAGTGTTTTTAGATAATCTGCATGTGGGGATGGAGGTCGGAGTCATGACCGATAAAGGTCATCGTATGGGTCCTATTCTCATCAAAGGCAAGAACAAACAGCAATATGAAAACACAATAGATGAAATAAAAGCTTTGCTTGATATCGATGTAAAGACCTCTGAGGGAATAAAAGGCATAATATGGTGA